In one window of Cydia pomonella isolate Wapato2018A chromosome 16, ilCydPomo1, whole genome shotgun sequence DNA:
- the LOC133526653 gene encoding U6 snRNA-associated Sm-like protein LSm3, protein MADDGENVSVMTVKEPLDLIRLSLDERIYVKMRNERELRGKLHAYDQHLNMVLGDAEETITTVEIDEETYEEVYRTTKRTIPMLFVRGDGVILVSPPIRVGV, encoded by the exons ATGGCAGATGACGGTGAAAAT GTATCGGTAATGACTGTGAAGGAGCCATTAGATCTTATAAGGCTAAGCTTAGATGAAAGAATATACGTAAAAATGCGTAATGAACGAGAACTTCGTGGCAAACTGCAT GCTTATGATCAACATCTAAACATGGTCCTAGGAGATGCAGAAGAGACAATCACAACAGTGGAGATTGATGAAGAAACATATGAGGAAGTCTACAGAACAACAAAACGGACTATTCCCATGTTATTTGTGAGAGGTGATGGTGTCATATTAGTCTCACCACCAATCCGAGTTGGAGTATAA